The Cicer arietinum cultivar CDC Frontier isolate Library 1 chromosome 1, Cicar.CDCFrontier_v2.0, whole genome shotgun sequence genome contains the following window.
aattttaattttgttagacTCTTTCTGAAAGAGTCTATTAATATCAATCAGATTATCATTTtatccataaaataaaataaaaatattattaaatttatatttatatataaaaaagttaacaaatatatttaaaatcaacctttaaaacaacttttaatCCAATTTAAACCACTTATCAAAGATATATTCAGGGAAAAGGGCGATAATGGAGAAATAGATGTTCTTTGTAGAAAATTCCTTCGCCAACTATCACTTTCGTTTTTTCTCTTTCtaagaatataatatattgatgGAATCTGATTCCATTAAGATAAAGATGAACAAATTATTAAtcataacattaataaatagcTACATCCAAACAAAGTAGAGTACATGACAACTCTTACTTTCACTTTTattgtaataaattataatcactagttactaatttataaataaaaaaatatttgtgctATAACTTCAGTTAAACTCTTGTGATCATTTTTAGTGAATAACCTAATATAGACCTTCATCCGTTAGAAAAATagtttgattattttttgaattatattttcaatccttatattatatgttttactaaatatatttttaaattaattcccATATCAATTTGAGTTTAGTAAATGTACACTaataatatgtaaataaattttacagtTATATTTATCCACTTTATATTACTTTATAAAGTTTGTTTACACCATTAATATAGTTGTATAATTCTTAAACTACATTTGCTTAAGTTTAAGTAACTTTATACATTTATtttcctcaaaaaaaaaaaaaaaaactagatatttattttaaaataaatttaaggtatataatatttaaaagtcaatgattttaaatatttttgtttttataggaggatgttttttttgttttactttctCTCTCTCCCGCTCTAACCAAAAATCTGTGTTGCTTGCATCTTACTACCCTTTTTTCATTTAATCCTCATTTACTGCTAAAACCCTAAAACACACACTCATCACCGCTTCACAATTATTCCTCAAACTCCTCCAACTTCTCTTCCTTCTTCTCACCGTTTATTTCTAGGTCTTGATTCCGTTTTTCGAGTTTTGAATTCCTCATTCATTGAAGCTTCAAGCTGCATTGGAGCTTCAATCCTGACTAACACCGAAGCTTGATTTTCGATTTTCTACTTCGAATTTCTGTTCCCGTGATCAATTTTAGTTCAACAAACAGGTAAAagagttttttttgttgttgtttttttattgaattgttttctAAGTTAAAAATCAGTGAAAATGCCATGATGCGAGTAAAGTTtgtatttttagtattttgggTCAAACACcttttgtttaatttgaatcATGTATGTGATATTATTCATAAACAACTGttgtagtgtttttttttattgtgcaTCTTTTTTGTTTGCTTCGGTTCTGTTTGTTAAATTTAACCATTtttcatgtgtttttttttttttttactttgacaGTGTGCTGGGTTTGGATTGTTTTGAATGGCTAAAAACTTCTGATTCTTGTCTAGGGAGGTGGAAATGGTGAAGGAGAGTTTTGGTGTTATGAATGGTGGTGATAGGGTTTGTGAGAATGGGGTTAAGGAGGACGATGAGAGTCTTGGGGATCATATACTCGAGGAAATGGAGTCTTTTTTCCTTGACATAGATGAGCGGTTGATCATCTCTAGGATGGTGAATGATTCTGTTATAAAGGGTATGGTTAATGCTGTTGAGGAACAGGCAGCTGAGAGAATTGCTCAGAAAGAATCGGAGTTGGTTGGGTTGAAGAAAATGCTAAGTAGTTTTTTTGTTGGTTCGGATGAAACTAAAATGCTTTGGTCTTCAGTGCGGTGTAATAAACCTTGTGAAGCCACCACACGCCATTGTTTAGATAGTGTTATTGAGCCAGATAGGATTGTGAAGCCTTTGGATAGTCTTAAATTTGAGGTACACGAGCAGTTAAATTTTCTcaagaaagaaataaataaaattagaggACCTAGTTCCATCAGAAGATATAGTTCGGGTTCTGATTTGGTGGGTTTAAGTGGTATTTTGCAGGAGAATGTGCCAGAGAGATGGATTTACGTCGATAAAGCTTTTGAAAGTCTGAAAGATATTATAGACTCTTTCTGCAGAAGGGTAGAAATTATGGATCAGTTATCAAAGGCAACACTTTCTGAGTGGCAGGAGGAGCAGGAGTTTCAGTTGGAAATTGAGCGGATGGTGATCCGCAATTGCGTCTGGAGTTTGCAGCAGGAGTTTGAACACCAACTAAGAGACATTTGTGAATCTGAAAGTAGAAATAGTTTTGACCAATATAAAGAGATTTCAAGTTTGCGTCAGGATTTGGATTCAATTTTTAGAACACTATCTGTTTTTGAAACTGGAACACTTATTTCTCATGGATCCTTGGAGAATACAGAGGATTGGTGTCATAATAAGAGGGCAGACCATTTCCACTTGAAGCTTTCAACCGATCATTTATCGCCTTCAGTTTTGGAAGAAAACGGAAAGCACGAGGATTCAAAGATTACCAAGCCTGATAGTAATTTGGATTCTGCCTCACTAAAGGACATGACTAAAGATGATTTgattacatatataactaaaatgaGAAGAAACCATGATTCACAAGTGCAAGAGAAGACTGAAGAAAACTTTTGTCTTAGGCGGGAACTGTTGAATTTGAAAGAAAGAGGTTCTTCCTTTTCATTGAAAAAGGACAAGGATTTTGATTTGCTGAAGAAAAAAATTCCCGACGTTGTTTCAAAATTGAACGAAATCCTTGATGGAAATGAGAAATTGCGTCAATTCAGTGAAAACATTGAATCTCTCAGCAGTTTAAATGATAGCTTGGATTTTTTGCAATCTGAGAATCATCAACTGAAGGATACACTAACCGATAACAAGACGGAACTGAAGAGTCTATCTTCTCAGCTTTCTGTTGCTACGGAGAAATTGTCACAGCAACAACTGACTGAGGAA
Protein-coding sequences here:
- the LOC101498774 gene encoding WPP domain-associated protein isoform X2, coding for MVKESFGVMNGGDRVCENGVKEDDESLGDHILEEMESFFLDIDERLIISRMVNDSVIKGMVNAVEEQAAERIAQKESELVGLKKMLSSFFVGSDETKMLWSSVRCNKPCEATTRHCLDSVIEPDRIVKPLDSLKFEENVPERWIYVDKAFESLKDIIDSFCRRVEIMDQLSKATLSEWQEEQEFQLEIERMVIRNCVWSLQQEFEHQLRDICESESRNSFDQYKEISSLRQDLDSIFRTLSVFETGTLISHGSLENTEDWCHNKRADHFHLKLSTDHLSPSVLEENGKHEDSKITKPDSNLDSASLKDMTKDDLITYITKMRRNHDSQVQEKTEENFCLRRELLNLKERGSSFSLKKDKDFDLLKKKIPDVVSKLNEILDGNEKLRQFSENIESLSSLNDSLDFLQSENHQLKDTLTDNKTELKSLSSQLSVATEKLSQQQLTEENLLQTVQKLEDDIGDAHAEVSVIHDVYKCLFEDMASECRFITEDLHLKYGFMQEIYDIILKETIDSAQASNGLEIEEANMESIMMQGLLDINQIIFKEALVDADEALKFKAAENDKLKCEILKLKSIVEEKDNIIQAATDALEQEKCKMESASEQLDSLRTKTDRQHKWIVENSKELDVTKGNLVAAAKEIEQYKEQMHKLHQNLEQRMNELREIDEERREHCAVTKKQQDALKCIEAKERETRKQMESTINLVHRLLRMVTDVEASVNEDISRNCLRLESMNSEFSFLKNKASTLKTTGLVYKQRFETKCSDLAKAEAEVDLLGDEVDTLLRLLGKIYVALDHYSPILQHYPGIIEVLELVRRELSGDSRKHI
- the LOC101498774 gene encoding WPP domain-associated protein isoform X1, whose product is MVKESFGVMNGGDRVCENGVKEDDESLGDHILEEMESFFLDIDERLIISRMVNDSVIKGMVNAVEEQAAERIAQKESELVGLKKMLSSFFVGSDETKMLWSSVRCNKPCEATTRHCLDSVIEPDRIVKPLDSLKFEVHEQLNFLKKEINKIRGPSSIRRYSSGSDLVGLSGILQENVPERWIYVDKAFESLKDIIDSFCRRVEIMDQLSKATLSEWQEEQEFQLEIERMVIRNCVWSLQQEFEHQLRDICESESRNSFDQYKEISSLRQDLDSIFRTLSVFETGTLISHGSLENTEDWCHNKRADHFHLKLSTDHLSPSVLEENGKHEDSKITKPDSNLDSASLKDMTKDDLITYITKMRRNHDSQVQEKTEENFCLRRELLNLKERGSSFSLKKDKDFDLLKKKIPDVVSKLNEILDGNEKLRQFSENIESLSSLNDSLDFLQSENHQLKDTLTDNKTELKSLSSQLSVATEKLSQQQLTEENLLQTVQKLEDDIGDAHAEVSVIHDVYKCLFEDMASECRFITEDLHLKYGFMQEIYDIILKETIDSAQASNGLEIEEANMESIMMQGLLDINQIIFKEALVDADEALKFKAAENDKLKCEILKLKSIVEEKDNIIQAATDALEQEKCKMESASEQLDSLRTKTDRQHKWIVENSKELDVTKGNLVAAAKEIEQYKEQMHKLHQNLEQRMNELREIDEERREHCAVTKKQQDALKCIEAKERETRKQMESTINLVHRLLRMVTDVEASVNEDISRNCLRLESMNSEFSFLKNKASTLKTTGLVYKQRFETKCSDLAKAEAEVDLLGDEVDTLLRLLGKIYVALDHYSPILQHYPGIIEVLELVRRELSGDSRKHI